A portion of the Avibacterium sp. 20-132 genome contains these proteins:
- the can gene encoding carbonate dehydratase, producing MKKIEQLFANNYSWATRMKEENSDYFRELADHQKPSYLWIGCSDSRVPAEKLTNLGPGELFVHRNVANQVIHTDLNCLSVVQYAVDVLDIEHIIICGHTNCGGIKAAMSEQDLGLINNWLLHIRDIWFKHSHLLGKLPPEKRADMLTKLNVAEQVYNLGRSSIVQSAWKRGKKLSLHGWVYDVNDGYLIDQGVMATSRETLEISYLSAISRLLKQNEDEQENAETPTEQIEK from the coding sequence ATGAAAAAAATCGAGCAACTTTTCGCCAATAATTATAGCTGGGCAACACGAATGAAAGAGGAAAATTCCGATTATTTTCGTGAGCTTGCTGATCATCAAAAGCCAAGTTATTTGTGGATTGGTTGTTCTGATAGTCGTGTGCCGGCGGAAAAGCTCACCAACCTTGGACCCGGTGAGCTGTTTGTCCATCGCAATGTGGCAAACCAAGTGATCCATACCGATTTAAACTGCCTTTCAGTGGTGCAATATGCTGTGGATGTATTGGATATTGAACATATTATCATTTGTGGGCATACCAACTGCGGTGGAATTAAAGCGGCGATGTCAGAACAGGATTTAGGCTTGATAAATAATTGGTTATTACATATTCGTGATATTTGGTTTAAACATAGCCATTTATTGGGTAAACTGCCGCCAGAAAAACGTGCGGATATGCTAACCAAACTCAACGTTGCAGAGCAAGTTTACAACCTTGGGCGTTCTTCTATTGTGCAATCGGCGTGGAAACGGGGGAAAAAACTTTCCCTACACGGCTGGGTTTATGATGTGAATGACGGCTATTTGATTGATCAAGGCGTAATGGCAACGAGCCGCGAAACGCTGGAAATTTCTTATTTAAGTGCGATTTCTCGTCTTTTAAAACAAAATGAAGATGAACAAGAAAACGCTGAAACGCCGACTGAACAAATAGAAAAATAA
- the trpA gene encoding tryptophan synthase subunit alpha yields MSRFETLFTQLNTKNEGAFVPFVTLCDPDLARSFEIICTLVDNGADALELGFPFSDPLLDGPVIQAANNRALNAGCSTAESFELLAKVRTKYPEIPISLLLCANLIYAQGLDHFYQRCTEVGVDAVLVADIPLLAAEPYIRAAKKHGIQPVFICPPNADEATIKGVAQHSEGYTYLVSRAGVTSAENQSHAANLDTLVEQLKAHQAPPILQGFGIAQPQQVKEALQLGAAGAISGSATVKIIERNLDNHQKCLSELAQFVKAMKDATL; encoded by the coding sequence ATGAGCCGTTTTGAAACCTTATTCACCCAACTTAATACTAAAAATGAAGGCGCATTCGTGCCGTTTGTCACGCTATGCGATCCCGATTTAGCACGCTCTTTTGAGATTATTTGTACCCTTGTCGATAACGGTGCAGATGCGTTAGAACTGGGTTTTCCTTTTTCTGATCCCTTATTAGACGGCCCCGTCATTCAAGCGGCTAACAATCGTGCCTTAAATGCTGGTTGTAGTACGGCAGAAAGTTTTGAGCTGCTGGCAAAAGTGCGGACGAAATATCCTGAAATTCCGATCAGTTTATTATTATGTGCGAATTTAATTTATGCACAGGGTTTAGATCATTTCTATCAACGTTGTACCGAAGTGGGCGTGGATGCCGTGCTTGTGGCAGATATTCCTTTACTTGCAGCTGAACCTTATATCCGTGCTGCGAAAAAACACGGCATACAACCTGTGTTTATCTGCCCACCAAATGCGGATGAAGCAACCATTAAAGGCGTAGCACAACATAGCGAAGGCTACACCTATTTAGTTTCTCGCGCTGGCGTAACCAGTGCAGAAAACCAAAGCCATGCAGCAAATTTAGATACCCTTGTAGAACAACTTAAAGCCCACCAAGCGCCGCCAATTCTACAAGGTTTTGGCATCGCCCAGCCTCAACAAGTAAAAGAAGCCTTGCAACTTGGTGCAGCCGGGGCTATTTCAGGCTCTGCAACAGTCAAAATTATCGAACGCAATCTAGATAATCATCAAAAATGCTTGAGCGAATTGGCTCAGTTTGTGAAAGCGATGAAAGACGCCACGTTGTAA
- the trpB gene encoding tryptophan synthase subunit beta → MSETQLNPYFGEFGGMYVPEILVPVLKQLEHAFVTAQADPEFQAEFQDLLKNYAGRPTALTLCRNLTKGTKTKLYLKREDLLHGGAHKTNQVLGQILLAKRMGKTRIIAETGAGQHGVATALACAMLDMPCRIYMGAKDVERQSPNVFRMRLMGAEVIPVEKGSCSLKDACCEAMRDWSANYETTHYLLGTAAGPHPFPTIVREFQKMIGEETKRQILEKEGRLPDVIIAAVGGGSNAIGMFADFIDQPQVRLIGIEPAGKGITTGQHGAPLRHGKVGIYFGMKSPIMQTDDGQIEESYSISAGLDFPSVGPQHAHLHAIGRAEYESITDDEALDAFQALAKHEGIIPALESSHALAYALKLIQQNPNKEQLIVVNLSGRGDKDIFTVDKILTEKGKV, encoded by the coding sequence ATGTCAGAAACCCAGCTTAACCCGTATTTTGGTGAATTTGGCGGAATGTATGTGCCAGAAATTTTAGTCCCTGTGCTAAAACAACTGGAACACGCCTTTGTAACGGCACAAGCCGATCCTGAATTTCAAGCGGAATTTCAAGATTTACTGAAAAACTATGCCGGTCGTCCTACCGCATTGACCCTGTGTCGTAATCTCACCAAAGGTACTAAAACAAAACTTTACCTAAAACGGGAAGATTTATTGCACGGTGGTGCGCACAAAACTAACCAAGTTTTAGGGCAAATTTTACTTGCTAAACGAATGGGAAAAACACGCATCATTGCTGAAACAGGTGCTGGTCAGCACGGGGTTGCTACGGCCCTTGCTTGTGCAATGTTGGATATGCCTTGCCGTATTTATATGGGGGCAAAAGATGTGGAGCGTCAATCACCAAATGTGTTTCGTATGCGTTTGATGGGGGCGGAAGTTATCCCCGTTGAAAAAGGCTCTTGCTCGTTAAAAGATGCCTGTTGTGAAGCAATGCGCGATTGGTCTGCCAACTATGAAACCACACATTATTTACTTGGTACCGCAGCAGGGCCTCACCCTTTCCCAACTATCGTGCGTGAATTTCAAAAAATGATCGGCGAAGAAACCAAACGCCAAATTTTAGAAAAAGAAGGGCGTTTACCTGATGTGATTATCGCTGCCGTAGGCGGGGGGTCTAACGCCATTGGAATGTTTGCTGATTTCATTGATCAACCACAAGTACGTTTAATCGGCATTGAACCTGCCGGCAAAGGCATTACCACTGGGCAACACGGCGCGCCACTTCGCCACGGTAAAGTGGGGATTTATTTCGGAATGAAATCGCCAATTATGCAAACCGATGATGGACAAATCGAAGAATCTTACAGTATTTCTGCGGGCTTAGACTTCCCTTCTGTGGGACCACAACACGCCCATTTACACGCTATCGGACGTGCAGAATATGAAAGTATTACGGACGATGAAGCCCTAGATGCCTTCCAAGCGCTAGCCAAACACGAAGGTATTATCCCTGCGTTGGAAAGCTCACACGCGTTGGCTTATGCGTTAAAATTAATCCAACAAAATCCAAACAAAGAACAATTAATCGTCGTAAATTTATCAGGGCGTGGGGATAAAGATATTTTCACAGTGGATAAAATCTTAACTGAAAAGGGGAAAGTGTAA
- the trpCF gene encoding bifunctional indole-3-glycerol-phosphate synthase TrpC/phosphoribosylanthranilate isomerase TrpF, whose product MIINNQTPTILQKIVQDKAQWVEAKSQAFPLQAFEKKLEKSDRSFYQALAQGTHQRPAYILECKKASPSKGLIRADFNLDEIAQVYKHYAAAISVLTDEKYFQGDFAYIQQVRQQVSQPVLCKDFMISPYQVYLARYHQADAILLMLSVLDDETYSQLAELAHELGMGVLTETSNQQELERAIALAAKVIGINNRDLHDLSVDLDRTPPLARQIPADRIIISESGIYSHQQVQQLKPYVNGFLIGSSLMGSDDLNNAVRAVIFGENKVCGLTRPQDVQAVYQQGGLYGGLIFAETSKRKLSLRQAQELVTQAPLRFVGVFQNQQIDFIVKIASQLTLFAVQLHGSEKAEFIAQLRQQLPTECQIWQAISIPVEKQSAVQIEPISHIDRYVLDSQLAKQQGGTGQPFDWSLIPTEIKNKAMLAGGINLENVALALSQHCLGLDINSGAESSAGVKDAHKLAQLFQQILDY is encoded by the coding sequence ATGATCATTAACAACCAAACTCCAACGATTTTACAAAAAATTGTGCAAGATAAAGCACAATGGGTGGAGGCAAAATCGCAAGCCTTCCCTTTGCAAGCATTTGAAAAAAAACTTGAAAAATCTGACCGCTCTTTTTATCAAGCATTAGCACAAGGTACGCATCAACGTCCGGCTTATATTTTAGAATGCAAAAAGGCCTCACCTTCTAAGGGCTTAATTCGTGCAGACTTTAACCTTGATGAAATTGCTCAAGTATATAAGCATTATGCCGCAGCCATTTCCGTGCTTACGGATGAAAAATATTTTCAAGGGGATTTTGCTTATATTCAGCAAGTTCGTCAGCAGGTTAGCCAACCTGTGCTGTGCAAAGATTTTATGATTAGCCCATATCAAGTTTACCTTGCACGCTATCACCAAGCTGACGCGATTTTACTGATGCTTTCCGTGTTAGATGATGAAACTTATTCACAACTGGCAGAATTAGCCCACGAATTAGGTATGGGGGTGCTAACAGAAACCTCTAATCAGCAAGAATTAGAACGTGCTATTGCATTAGCGGCGAAAGTTATCGGAATAAACAATCGTGATTTACACGATCTTTCTGTCGATCTTGACCGCACACCGCCTCTTGCTCGCCAGATCCCAGCGGATCGCATCATCATTAGCGAATCAGGCATTTATTCTCATCAACAAGTTCAACAATTAAAACCTTATGTCAATGGCTTTTTAATTGGCAGCAGCCTAATGGGAAGCGATGATTTGAACAATGCGGTAAGGGCGGTGATATTTGGTGAAAATAAAGTCTGTGGTCTAACACGCCCTCAAGATGTTCAAGCCGTGTATCAACAAGGTGGTTTATATGGTGGATTGATTTTTGCTGAAACCTCAAAACGCAAATTGTCTTTACGTCAAGCGCAAGAACTTGTGACGCAAGCCCCATTACGCTTTGTCGGTGTGTTCCAAAATCAACAAATTGATTTTATTGTAAAAATTGCTTCTCAGCTAACGCTTTTTGCCGTCCAGTTACACGGTAGTGAAAAGGCAGAATTTATTGCACAATTACGTCAGCAATTGCCTACTGAATGCCAAATTTGGCAAGCCATTTCCATTCCAGTAGAAAAACAAAGTGCGGTACAAATTGAACCCATTTCACATATTGATCGCTATGTCCTCGATAGCCAACTTGCCAAGCAACAAGGTGGTACAGGGCAACCCTTTGATTGGTCGCTCATTCCTACTGAAATAAAAAATAAAGCAATGCTCGCAGGGGGCATTAATCTGGAAAATGTCGCACTTGCCCTATCGCAACATTGCTTAGGTTTAGATATTAATTCAGGCGCTGAAAGCAGTGCGGGTGTGAAAGACGCCCACAAGCTCGCGCAATTATTTCAACAAATTTTAGATTATTAA
- the trpD gene encoding anthranilate phosphoribosyltransferase: MQTEQLLNQLFDKQSLSQAQAEQLFNAILQGELNNEQLAAALIALKLRGESAEEISGAVNAVLANANHFPTPDYVFADIVGTGGDGANTINISTASAIVGAACGLKVAKHGNRSVSSKTGASDVLSALGVNINISAEQARQALDEIGICFLFAQQYHPGFKHAVPVRQALKTRTIFNILGPLCNPARPKHQLLGVYSPELIAPYAETAVRLGHKHSIVVHGAGLDEVAIHGKTEVAEIRDGKIERYSLSPYDFGFEPQPLESLRGGEPEENAKFLTALLQGKGKAEHAQAVAMNTALLMKLFGYEDLKQNAEKVLAVLASGKAFETLIALRAVE, translated from the coding sequence ATGCAAACCGAACAACTTCTTAACCAACTTTTTGATAAACAATCTTTATCCCAAGCGCAAGCAGAACAGCTATTTAATGCCATTTTGCAAGGCGAATTAAATAACGAACAGCTAGCAGCCGCACTCATTGCGCTAAAATTGCGTGGAGAAAGTGCAGAAGAAATCAGCGGTGCGGTCAATGCCGTCCTTGCTAATGCCAACCATTTCCCAACGCCTGATTATGTGTTTGCCGATATTGTTGGTACCGGTGGCGATGGCGCAAACACCATTAATATCTCCACAGCGTCTGCCATTGTGGGGGCTGCTTGTGGTTTGAAAGTGGCAAAGCACGGCAATCGTAGCGTATCCAGTAAAACTGGGGCAAGTGATGTTCTCAGTGCATTAGGGGTCAATATTAATATTAGTGCGGAACAAGCACGCCAAGCCCTTGATGAAATTGGCATTTGCTTTTTATTCGCACAACAATATCACCCAGGTTTCAAACACGCTGTGCCTGTTCGCCAAGCATTAAAAACACGCACTATTTTTAATATTTTAGGCCCATTATGTAACCCTGCTCGCCCAAAACATCAATTATTAGGTGTATATTCCCCCGAATTGATTGCCCCTTATGCAGAAACGGCTGTACGTTTAGGGCATAAACACAGCATTGTGGTACACGGTGCGGGTTTAGATGAAGTCGCCATCCACGGCAAAACAGAAGTGGCAGAAATTCGTGATGGAAAAATTGAACGTTATAGTCTAAGCCCTTACGATTTTGGTTTTGAGCCGCAACCATTAGAAAGTCTGCGTGGCGGTGAGCCAGAAGAAAATGCAAAATTTTTGACCGCACTTTTACAAGGCAAAGGCAAAGCAGAACACGCCCAAGCGGTGGCAATGAATACCGCCTTATTAATGAAATTATTCGGCTATGAAGATTTGAAACAAAATGCTGAAAAAGTGCTTGCTGTGCTTGCCTCAGGAAAAGCGTTTGAAACCTTAATCGCATTGCGTGCAGTAGAATAA
- a CDS encoding tautomerase family protein, with protein MIIVYGLKDRLNSRKAQLAEIIYACLNLEMDIPTGKHFIYFQGTEAENLYLPSGRSQDFTAIEINLMQGRTEFTKKRLIKMLFCELENKLNLSPIDVEITIKEQPAHCWGFRGMTGDEAKDLSYSIYR; from the coding sequence ATGATTATTGTTTATGGATTAAAAGATCGCCTAAATTCACGCAAGGCACAGCTTGCAGAAATTATTTATGCTTGCTTGAATCTTGAAATGGATATTCCAACGGGTAAACATTTTATTTATTTCCAAGGGACAGAAGCAGAAAATTTGTATCTACCTAGCGGACGTAGTCAAGATTTCACCGCCATTGAAATTAATCTTATGCAAGGCAGGACTGAATTTACTAAAAAACGATTAATTAAAATGCTTTTTTGTGAATTAGAAAATAAACTCAATCTTTCTCCCATAGATGTCGAGATCACCATAAAAGAGCAGCCAGCTCACTGCTGGGGATTTCGTGGAATGACAGGTGATGAAGCAAAAGATCTCAGTTACAGCATTTATCGTTAG
- a CDS encoding aminodeoxychorismate/anthranilate synthase component II — translation MANIIFLDNFDSFTYNLVDQFRTLGHQVQIYRNDCNIALVEKMALKPNSILALSPGPGNPQEAGILLPLIKRLKGNVPMIGICLGHQALIEAFGGDVVHSGEVLHGKVSNIQHDGQAMFAGLNNPMPVARYHSLMGENLPDEFIVNAEYNGIVMAIRHKTLPICGFQFHPESILTVQGGKLLENAINWLLNRH, via the coding sequence ATGGCAAATATTATATTTTTAGATAATTTTGATTCCTTTACTTATAACCTTGTGGATCAATTTAGAACGCTTGGACACCAAGTGCAAATTTACCGCAATGACTGCAATATTGCGCTGGTAGAAAAAATGGCACTAAAGCCAAATAGTATCCTTGCTCTTTCTCCCGGACCGGGTAACCCACAAGAAGCAGGCATTTTACTGCCACTTATTAAACGTCTTAAAGGCAACGTGCCAATGATTGGCATTTGTTTAGGTCATCAAGCGTTAATCGAAGCATTTGGCGGTGATGTGGTTCATTCTGGCGAAGTGCTGCACGGCAAAGTTTCCAATATTCAACACGATGGACAAGCAATGTTTGCGGGGTTAAATAACCCTATGCCAGTGGCACGCTATCATTCCCTAATGGGAGAAAATTTGCCCGATGAATTTATTGTAAACGCTGAGTATAACGGTATTGTTATGGCAATCCGTCACAAAACGCTACCCATTTGCGGTTTCCAATTCCACCCAGAAAGCATTCTTACCGTGCAAGGAGGAAAATTGCTAGAAAACGCAATAAATTGGTTGCTTAATCGTCATTAA
- the trpE gene encoding anthranilate synthase component I — MTMPFLHVFSQNVAYHSDPTAVFATLCQDQTNTLLLESAEISSKNSLKSLLLINSALKISCLGQCVTFNALNENGVALLPLLQEKLQHMAQRLLQQNNQLIAEFAPLNPDLDEDSKLQAPTIFDGLRCLTALYKTSETPIFLGGLFAYDLVANFIPMENIVLHNDGLSCPDYVFYLAENLLILDHQRQQAQLQTFCFNQNVLSATEQSAVQITQKLQKIEPHLPLQSASTKVSVNIEDDPFKEIIRRLKHHINIGDVFQIVPSRRFSLACPNSLATYRQLKVNNPSPYMFYMQDDDFTLFGASPESALKYSQDSRQLEIYPIAGSRPRGFDAQGNIDPELDARLELELRLDKKELAEHLMLVDLARNDIARVCQSGTRQVKDLMQVDRYSHIMHLVSRVVGKLRPELDALHAYQACMNMGTLTGAPKIKAMQLIYQVEQQKRHSYGGAVGYLSSDGNFDTCIVIRSAFVQNNIAYIQAGCGEVLDSDPQMEADETRHKARAVINAIMQTNQLAQ, encoded by the coding sequence ATGACAATGCCTTTTCTCCACGTATTTTCACAAAATGTGGCTTATCACAGCGATCCAACCGCTGTTTTTGCGACATTATGCCAAGATCAAACCAATACACTCTTACTTGAATCCGCCGAAATCAGCAGTAAAAATAGCTTAAAAAGTCTTTTATTAATTAATTCTGCGTTAAAAATTAGCTGTTTAGGTCAATGCGTAACCTTTAACGCATTAAATGAAAATGGTGTGGCATTATTACCTTTGCTACAAGAAAAATTACAACATATGGCACAACGCCTTTTACAGCAAAACAATCAACTCATCGCGGAATTTGCGCCACTCAATCCAGATCTTGATGAAGACAGTAAATTACAAGCGCCCACAATTTTTGATGGTTTACGTTGCTTAACCGCGCTTTACAAAACAAGCGAAACCCCCATTTTTCTTGGTGGCCTATTTGCTTATGATTTAGTGGCAAATTTTATTCCAATGGAAAATATTGTACTACACAATGATGGCTTAAGCTGTCCTGACTACGTTTTCTATTTAGCAGAAAATTTATTGATTCTCGATCATCAACGCCAACAAGCTCAACTCCAAACCTTCTGTTTTAATCAAAATGTGCTTTCTGCCACGGAACAAAGTGCGGTACAAATTACGCAAAAATTACAGAAAATTGAACCGCACTTACCTCTCCAATCGGCTTCAACGAAAGTGAGCGTGAACATTGAAGATGACCCCTTTAAAGAGATTATTCGCCGTTTAAAACACCACATCAACATTGGTGATGTATTTCAAATTGTGCCTTCACGCCGTTTTTCTTTGGCTTGTCCAAACAGTCTTGCTACTTACCGCCAATTAAAAGTGAATAATCCAAGCCCTTATATGTTTTATATGCAAGATGACGATTTCACGCTATTTGGTGCGTCCCCTGAAAGTGCATTAAAATACAGCCAAGATTCTCGCCAATTAGAAATTTACCCTATTGCAGGATCACGCCCAAGAGGATTTGATGCTCAAGGGAATATCGATCCCGAACTGGATGCGCGTTTAGAATTAGAATTACGTTTAGATAAAAAAGAGTTAGCAGAACATTTAATGCTAGTGGATTTAGCACGGAATGATATCGCACGGGTTTGCCAAAGTGGTACACGTCAAGTGAAAGACTTAATGCAAGTGGATCGTTATTCACACATTATGCACTTGGTCTCTCGCGTGGTGGGTAAACTTCGCCCTGAATTAGATGCCTTGCATGCTTATCAAGCCTGTATGAATATGGGAACGCTCACGGGCGCACCAAAAATCAAAGCAATGCAATTAATCTATCAAGTGGAACAACAAAAACGCCATAGCTATGGCGGTGCAGTGGGCTATCTCTCATCAGATGGAAATTTCGATACCTGTATTGTGATCCGCTCTGCTTTCGTGCAAAACAACATTGCTTATATCCAAGCTGGCTGCGGTGAAGTGCTAGATTCTGATCCCCAAATGGAAGCAGATGAAACTCGCCACAAAGCCAGAGCGGTAATTAATGCCATTATGCAAACCAACCAACTTGCACAATAA
- the fumC gene encoding class II fumarate hydratase has product MEFRIEKDTMGEVKVPADKYWAAQTERSRNNFKIGPSASMPQEIIEAFGYLKKAAAYANNELGVLPVEKRDLIAQACDEILAHKLDDQFPLVIWQTGSGTQSNMNLNEVIANRAHVINGGKLGEKSIIHPNDDVNKSQSSNDTYPTAMHIAAYKKVVEVTIPCVERLQKTFAAKAEAFKDVVKIGRTHLMDATPLTLGQEFSAYAAQLDFGLRALRNTLPHLAQLALGGTAVGTGLNTPKGYDVKVAEYIAKFTGLPFITAENKFEALATHDAIVETHGALKQLAMSLFKIANDIRLLASGPRSGIGEILIPENEPGSSIMPGKVNPTQCEALTMVCAQVLGNDTTISFAGSQGHFQLNVFKPVMAYNFLQSAQLLADACVSFDEHCASGIEPNYPRIKQQLENSLMLVTALNTHIGYENAAKIAKTAHKNGTTLREEAINLGLVTPEQFDEWVRPEDMVGSLK; this is encoded by the coding sequence ATGGAATTTCGTATTGAAAAAGACACGATGGGCGAAGTGAAAGTGCCAGCAGATAAATACTGGGCGGCACAAACAGAACGTTCCCGCAATAACTTCAAAATTGGGCCATCGGCATCAATGCCACAGGAAATTATTGAGGCGTTTGGTTATTTGAAAAAAGCCGCTGCTTACGCAAATAATGAGCTAGGCGTTTTGCCCGTTGAAAAACGTGATTTAATCGCCCAAGCTTGCGATGAAATTTTAGCCCATAAACTTGACGATCAATTCCCATTAGTCATTTGGCAAACCGGTTCAGGTACGCAATCCAATATGAATTTAAATGAAGTGATTGCAAACCGTGCGCACGTTATCAATGGTGGAAAATTAGGTGAAAAATCAATTATTCATCCAAATGATGATGTCAATAAATCACAATCATCGAATGATACTTATCCAACCGCAATGCACATTGCGGCCTATAAAAAAGTGGTGGAAGTCACTATTCCTTGCGTTGAACGTTTACAAAAAACCTTTGCTGCAAAAGCAGAAGCCTTTAAGGATGTGGTGAAAATTGGGCGTACTCACTTAATGGATGCAACACCACTGACATTAGGACAAGAATTTTCTGCCTATGCTGCGCAATTAGATTTTGGCTTGCGTGCGTTGAGAAATACCTTACCTCATCTTGCCCAGCTTGCTTTAGGCGGTACGGCGGTAGGTACTGGCTTAAACACACCGAAAGGCTATGATGTGAAAGTAGCGGAATATATTGCGAAATTTACCGGCTTACCATTTATCACCGCGGAAAACAAATTTGAAGCCCTTGCCACCCACGATGCCATTGTTGAAACACACGGTGCGTTAAAGCAACTTGCAATGTCTTTATTCAAAATTGCAAACGACATTCGATTATTGGCTTCAGGTCCGCGTTCTGGTATTGGTGAAATCTTAATTCCAGAAAATGAACCCGGTTCTTCTATTATGCCCGGTAAAGTAAATCCAACGCAGTGTGAAGCCTTGACAATGGTATGCGCACAAGTGTTAGGTAACGATACCACCATTTCTTTTGCAGGTTCACAAGGGCATTTCCAACTTAATGTGTTTAAACCTGTAATGGCGTACAACTTCTTGCAATCTGCCCAGTTATTGGCTGATGCTTGTGTTTCTTTTGATGAACACTGTGCAAGTGGCATTGAACCCAATTACCCACGCATTAAACAGCAACTTGAAAATTCATTAATGTTGGTAACGGCATTAAATACCCATATTGGTTATGAAAATGCGGCTAAAATCGCCAAAACGGCGCATAAAAATGGTACGACATTAAGAGAAGAAGCCATAAATCTAGGCTTAGTCACGCCTGAACAATTTGATGAATGGGTACGCCCTGAAGATATGGTTGGCAGCTTGAAATAA
- a CDS encoding DNA polymerase III subunit chi, translating into MAKHAQFYILDKTQAKSPLSAMETLACDLAAQAWRLGKKVLISCESEEQAFRLDEALWAREPEEFVPHNLSGEITQYATPIEISWAEKRNAQRRDLLINLQAQIPDFIASFNQIIDFVPADETQKAIARERYKQYRQLGWQLSTEQA; encoded by the coding sequence ATGGCAAAGCACGCACAGTTTTACATTTTAGACAAAACACAAGCAAAATCCCCATTGTCTGCAATGGAAACCTTGGCTTGTGATTTGGCTGCGCAGGCTTGGCGATTAGGCAAAAAAGTGCTAATTAGCTGCGAAAGTGAAGAACAGGCTTTTCGCCTTGATGAAGCCCTATGGGCGAGAGAGCCAGAAGAGTTTGTGCCACATAATTTATCGGGCGAAATCACTCAATATGCCACCCCCATTGAAATTAGCTGGGCGGAAAAACGCAACGCACAACGCCGTGATCTATTAATAAACTTGCAAGCCCAAATTCCCGATTTTATTGCGAGTTTTAATCAGATTATTGATTTTGTTCCCGCTGACGAAACGCAAAAAGCCATCGCACGGGAGCGTTATAAACAATACCGTCAATTAGGTTGGCAGCTCAGCACGGAGCAAGCCTGA
- a CDS encoding GNAT family N-acetyltransferase, whose translation MRWNAKTFAELSTQELFAIYQIRTAVFVVEQQCAYQEVDHWDQSAVHFWQEFNGKICAYCRIIPQDDGIHIGRVLVAQHARGKGLAKELVQHALAYCQQHWATEPVLIQAQTYLQNFYRTLGFQPTSAEYLEDGIPHLDMKLEKNK comes from the coding sequence ATGAGGTGGAATGCAAAAACCTTTGCTGAACTCAGCACACAAGAATTATTTGCCATTTACCAAATTCGCACCGCCGTATTTGTGGTGGAGCAACAATGTGCTTATCAAGAAGTGGATCATTGGGATCAAAGTGCGGTGCATTTTTGGCAAGAATTTAACGGCAAAATCTGTGCTTATTGCCGCATTATTCCACAAGATGACGGCATTCATATTGGCAGAGTGCTAGTGGCGCAGCACGCACGGGGCAAAGGCTTAGCCAAAGAATTAGTGCAACACGCATTGGCTTATTGCCAACAACATTGGGCAACCGAACCTGTGCTAATCCAAGCGCAAACTTATTTGCAAAATTTCTACCGCACTTTGGGTTTTCAGCCCACTTCAGCAGAATATTTAGAAGACGGCATACCGCATTTGGATATGAAGTTGGAGAAGAATAAATAA
- a CDS encoding zeta toxin family protein, which yields MHKQNNLAIFYCGTNGAGKTTLRGFNKDAVQIVIDSDHIAMQINPENPRSVDSQAGRKAIELFKFAINQQISFSMESTLSGNSVLQRIKTAKENGFFVRLNYIGVDGVSINIKRVKARVASGGHFIDEATIRNRYDISLQNLTKILPLCDEVFIYDNSSEAPNLVFHISDNKLTQWIDKFPKWCGKLKNSLETPSTAT from the coding sequence ATGCACAAGCAAAATAATTTAGCTATTTTCTACTGTGGCACAAATGGGGCAGGCAAAACCACTTTGCGTGGATTTAACAAAGATGCTGTACAGATTGTTATTGATTCCGATCATATCGCAATGCAAATTAACCCTGAAAATCCTCGTTCGGTGGATAGCCAAGCGGGTAGAAAAGCGATTGAGTTATTTAAATTTGCGATTAACCAACAAATTTCGTTTTCTATGGAATCTACCCTATCAGGTAATTCCGTTTTGCAACGTATTAAAACAGCAAAAGAAAATGGCTTTTTTGTGCGATTAAATTATATTGGTGTTGATGGGGTTTCAATTAACATCAAGCGAGTAAAAGCCAGAGTAGCAAGCGGTGGACATTTTATTGATGAAGCAACTATCCGTAACCGTTACGACATCAGTTTGCAAAATTTAACGAAAATATTACCGCTTTGTGATGAAGTATTTATCTACGATAATTCAAGCGAAGCCCCAAATTTGGTTTTTCACATTAGCGACAATAAATTAACTCAATGGATTGATAAATTTCCAAAGTGGTGTGGGAAATTGAAAAACTCGCTGGAAACACCTAGTACGGCAACGTAG